One Hyphomicrobiales bacterium genomic window carries:
- the mutM gene encoding bifunctional DNA-formamidopyrimidine glycosylase/DNA-(apurinic or apyrimidinic site) lyase yields MPELPEVETVRRGLAPHMEGETIIKVEQRRPNLRFEFPERFVERLEGQKLISMGRRAKYLVADMEDGTALIMHLGMSGSFRVEGLDDGDQLVDFHYDRNKAAKHDHVVLHMSNGAQVIYNDPRRFGFMDLVARNELDQCKHFHKMGVEPTGNALSPDYLAQVFINKTTPLKAALLDQRMIAGLGNIYVCEALWRAHLSPTRATGTLVTKAGKPTVKLEELTTHIREVIADAIKAGGSSLKDYVHTDGSLGYFQHSFAAYDRAGEDCRKEACKGTIERIVQSGRSTFYCPTCQR; encoded by the coding sequence ATGCCTGAGCTTCCTGAAGTAGAAACTGTTCGCCGTGGTCTTGCCCCTCATATGGAAGGCGAGACGATCATCAAGGTTGAACAGCGCCGCCCAAATTTGCGGTTTGAGTTTCCAGAACGGTTTGTTGAGCGGTTGGAAGGCCAAAAACTCATCTCAATGGGCCGTCGTGCGAAATATCTGGTCGCCGACATGGAAGACGGCACCGCTCTTATTATGCATCTTGGCATGTCTGGCTCATTCCGCGTGGAAGGGTTAGACGACGGCGACCAATTGGTAGACTTTCATTATGATAGAAACAAAGCCGCCAAACATGACCATGTGGTTCTTCACATGTCTAATGGGGCGCAGGTTATCTATAATGACCCGCGACGCTTCGGCTTTATGGATCTGGTCGCCCGTAATGAGCTGGATCAATGCAAGCATTTTCATAAAATGGGGGTTGAGCCGACGGGTAACGCGCTTTCTCCTGATTATCTAGCCCAAGTTTTTATTAACAAGACGACGCCGCTTAAGGCCGCTCTGCTTGACCAGCGCATGATTGCGGGACTTGGTAATATATATGTATGCGAAGCTTTATGGCGCGCGCATCTGTCGCCAACTCGTGCCACGGGCACACTTGTGACCAAAGCTGGCAAACCGACGGTAAAACTTGAAGAGCTGACTACGCATATTAGAGAAGTAATCGCAGACGCCATCAAAGCAGGCGGCTCATCGCTTAAAGACTATGTGCATACAGATGGCTCGCTTGGTTATTTTCAACATTCTTTTGCAGCCTATGACCGCGCAGGCGAAGACTGCCGCAAAGAAGCGTGTAAAGGAACGATTGAGCGCATTGTTCAAAGTGGGCGATCCACCTTCTATTGCCCAACGTGCCAACGATAA
- the ubiE gene encoding bifunctional demethylmenaquinone methyltransferase/2-methoxy-6-polyprenyl-1,4-benzoquinol methylase UbiE — protein sequence MTVDNATSFGFQKVEEGEKQGMVDEVFHSVAKKYDVMNDFMSMGMHRVWKDAMVSSLNPSKSQSDYTHLDVAGGTGDIAFRIAERSNSNVQSTVFDINGSMLEVGKERAEERGFSHIKFQEGNAEELPFEDNSFDAYTIAFGIRNVPKIDKALSEARRVLKRGGRFLCLEFSQVDVAGFDKIYDAYSFNVIPRVGQAVTGDRESYQYLVESIRKFPNPMRFEAMMKTAGMDQVSHRVYAGGAVCLHSGWNL from the coding sequence ATGACAGTGGATAATGCCACATCATTCGGGTTTCAAAAGGTCGAAGAAGGCGAAAAGCAAGGCATGGTGGATGAAGTCTTCCACTCTGTTGCCAAAAAATATGATGTGATGAACGATTTCATGTCGATGGGCATGCACCGTGTTTGGAAAGATGCGATGGTCTCAAGCCTCAATCCGTCAAAATCACAAAGTGATTACACGCACCTTGATGTGGCAGGCGGAACAGGCGATATCGCGTTTCGTATTGCAGAACGGTCTAACAGCAACGTGCAATCAACGGTTTTCGACATCAACGGCTCTATGCTTGAAGTGGGCAAAGAACGCGCAGAAGAACGCGGGTTTTCCCATATCAAATTTCAAGAAGGCAATGCCGAAGAGCTTCCTTTTGAAGACAATTCCTTTGATGCCTATACAATCGCTTTTGGTATTCGTAACGTGCCAAAGATCGACAAAGCTCTTTCAGAAGCACGGCGTGTATTAAAGCGCGGCGGACGCTTTTTATGTCTAGAGTTTTCGCAAGTGGATGTTGCGGGCTTTGATAAAATCTATGACGCTTATTCCTTCAATGTTATCCCACGTGTTGGGCAGGCTGTGACAGGTGACCGTGAATCCTATCAATATCTTGTTGAATCAATCCGTAAATTCCCGAACCCAATGCGGTTTGAAGCGATGATGAAAACAGCAGGCATGGACCAAGTAAGCCACCGTGTTTATGCGGGCGGTGCTGTTTGCCTTCATTCTGGCTGGAATCTCTAA
- a CDS encoding enoyl-CoA hydratase — protein sequence MGYDTIRKEVKGEVGIVTLDRPKALNALNAQLIEELLDAVVSLDQDSKIGCIVITGSEKAFAAGADIKEMQTRGFPDVYLDDLFAKTERLAACRKPVIAAVAGYALGGGCELAMMCDFIIAADNAKFGQPEINLGVIPGIGGTQRLTRAIGKAKSMDMCLTGRMMDVKEAESAGLVSRIVPIADLMDEVMTAAAKIADQSLTTNMMLKEAVNQSFETTLAAGLLFERRNFHSLFATQDQSEGMQAFIEKRAAQFKNK from the coding sequence ATGGGTTACGACACAATTCGCAAAGAAGTTAAAGGTGAAGTTGGTATTGTTACTCTGGACAGACCCAAGGCACTCAACGCTCTCAATGCACAATTGATCGAAGAACTGCTGGATGCCGTTGTTTCCCTTGATCAAGACAGCAAAATTGGCTGCATCGTCATTACAGGCTCAGAAAAAGCTTTTGCAGCTGGTGCTGATATTAAAGAGATGCAAACACGCGGTTTTCCTGATGTTTATCTCGATGACCTTTTCGCTAAAACAGAACGCTTAGCCGCATGCCGCAAACCTGTAATCGCGGCTGTCGCAGGCTATGCACTAGGTGGCGGTTGTGAGCTTGCCATGATGTGCGACTTTATTATAGCAGCCGATAACGCGAAATTTGGCCAACCTGAAATCAATCTAGGTGTGATTCCCGGCATTGGCGGCACACAACGCCTCACCCGCGCCATTGGCAAAGCAAAATCAATGGATATGTGCCTTACCGGCCGCATGATGGACGTAAAAGAAGCCGAAAGCGCTGGTCTTGTGTCTCGTATCGTTCCAATTGCAGATTTGATGGATGAAGTGATGACCGCTGCTGCAAAAATCGCAGATCAATCACTCACCACCAATATGATGTTAAAAGAAGCGGTCAATCAAAGCTTTGAAACCACGCTTGCCGCTGGCCTTTTGTTTGAACGCCGTAACTTCCATTCCTTGTTTGCAACCCAAGATCAATCTGAAGGAATGCAAGCATTTATCG